A region of the Culex quinquefasciatus strain JHB chromosome 1, VPISU_Cqui_1.0_pri_paternal, whole genome shotgun sequence genome:
GGATGGGGGATGGACGGTGCGGCGGGTTGTGTACGATGAGGCGAGTGGCCGGTTGAAGCCGGTGAGTTCGGTGTTTAAGGTGGGGCGGAAGCGGGAGCGGCGGGAGGGCGATTACAACTGCTCGATGCGGTTTTTGTCGGAACGGTACGCGCTGATTGGGGACGGCCAGGGCGGGTTGCGGCTGGTGGAGACCGGGGATCGACGGCGTGGGGACGAGTGGAAGGGACGGTTTGTGTTTCCGGCGGTGGATGGGATGGAGGAGGGTTTTGTGGTGTTGGATGGGAGGTTCGAGGTGGCTGGTGGTGGGGAACGGCACGTTCACGCTGTTTGCGGTTCTGTGAGGCGCACGGACGAGGACGGGTTCGAGACGGTTCTGCACTGGGTGAAGGCGATTCAGGAGGAGGGAGGAAGCGGAGAGTGGAAGTATCATTCGGTGAGGGTGCTGCGGGGTCGGGGATTTCCGGTGTACTGCGCGCTGGAGCTGAAGAGTAGGGGGTTGGTGCTGGCCAGCGATAAGCCGTTCAAGTTTGTGCTGGACTCGGAGAACCCGATTGAGGAGAAGGAAGTCGTGCCGGAGTTGAAGAAACCGGAGGCGGAGGGAGAACAACAGCCGGTTGAGGTGAACTTTGAGTGGAGTCAGACACTGGAGGACATAAGCGTGAAGGTACCGAAGGAGGAAGGCTTCAGCTACAAAGTGTCCAACGAGAACATGAAGCTGAAAGTGCACCGCAATGAGGCGTTGATCATCGACGGAGAGAGTTTCTTCGCAGGTTTGTAGAATTATCGTGTTTTGAATGCCAAGAAATAACTCAGAATTTTGTATACAGCAATCGACGCCGAGTTGACCTCCTGGACCAACGAATCGTCCGAGCTACAGATAACGCTGTTCAAATCCCAGCCCGGAGTTATGTGGCCCTTCCTGTTCCCAGGCTGTCCCGATGAAACCAACGCAAATCGCGCCGAAGGAGAAGACCTACCACCGGTATCCAACATAACTAGCCAGCTGGAAGAGTGCGACTTCGGCATCGTCGGTTCCGGCGAAGAAACGGAGTACACACTCGAGCGGTTCGACGCCACAAGTCACGCAGTGACGCACAAGACGTTCCTCGGCGGAAACGGGCCGCTGTTCAGTCTCCCCCTGCGCCC
Encoded here:
- the LOC6053495 gene encoding nudC domain-containing protein 1 — its product is MKLLDLRPDRALLKVDFAGYKLSLEPVPVLRTDLPESSRPDRVRPGADQYSCLDAQLFGLQNHLVRDPWVVGSCYFLDGGWTVRRVVYDEASGRLKPVSSVFKVGRKRERREGDYNCSMRFLSERYALIGDGQGGLRLVETGDRRRGDEWKGRFVFPAVDGMEEGFVVLDGRFEVAGGGERHVHAVCGSVRRTDEDGFETVLHWVKAIQEEGGSGEWKYHSVRVLRGRGFPVYCALELKSRGLVLASDKPFKFVLDSENPIEEKEVVPELKKPEAEGEQQPVEVNFEWSQTLEDISVKVPKEEGFSYKVSNENMKLKVHRNEALIIDGESFFAAIDAELTSWTNESSELQITLFKSQPGVMWPFLFPGCPDETNANRAEGEDLPPVSNITSQLEECDFGIVGSGEETEYTLERFDATSHAVTHKTFLGGNGPLFSLPLRPEFPPAIALRHDVDACLWLQQPGDEWSLRHEGTLHAFGYVQASKQQRKFLSCSPDLSYALICEAERHIFIYKASYGAGGLRHRNGPQVSIGQQKLVSLEGSGEIIGLCAENDCAILLTESHVLVLQLRIEE